From the genome of Nocardia sp. NBC_01503, one region includes:
- a CDS encoding Rv1733c family protein translates to MSEGASASMRLWRVRPWNPSPLMRVSDRVEIVVRALAVVAVAVAVPVSGAVGTVSYTGAVARITAQDAGKEHVDATLTADARRLPAADRYGVHQDRYQAPATWSHDGRTATATIDVPGPQAAGATVPLWIGGDGNPTIAPARPGAAAAEGIGTGLAVLVESWCAAAASVWITGTALEARRNSKLEREWRLMNRPIGKDSL, encoded by the coding sequence GTGTCGGAGGGTGCTTCCGCGTCAATGCGGCTGTGGCGGGTGCGGCCGTGGAATCCCAGTCCGCTCATGCGTGTTTCGGATCGGGTCGAGATCGTGGTGCGGGCACTTGCCGTGGTGGCGGTGGCGGTGGCCGTGCCGGTATCGGGTGCGGTCGGGACCGTGAGCTATACGGGGGCGGTGGCTCGTATCACCGCACAGGATGCCGGTAAGGAGCATGTCGATGCCACGCTGACGGCGGATGCGCGGCGACTACCGGCGGCGGATCGGTATGGGGTGCATCAGGATCGGTATCAGGCGCCCGCGACCTGGAGTCATGACGGGCGCACCGCGACCGCGACCATCGATGTGCCGGGGCCGCAGGCGGCGGGTGCGACCGTGCCGCTGTGGATCGGCGGGGACGGCAATCCGACTATCGCACCCGCGCGACCGGGAGCGGCCGCGGCCGAGGGTATCGGCACCGGGCTGGCCGTCCTGGTCGAAAGCTGGTGTGCGGCAGCGGCATCGGTGTGGATCACCGGGACCGCGCTGGAGGCGCGGCGCAACTCCAAGCTGGAGCGCGAATGGCGGCTGATGAACCGGCCGATCGGCAAGGACTCGCTGTAG
- a CDS encoding undecaprenyl-diphosphate phosphatase, translating into MAISYPESIVVGALQGVSELFPVSSLGHSILLPAWVGGQWARDLDMAAPNSPYLALLVAMHVATALALVIFFRRDWIRIAGGLWEAVRIREIRTAEARLGVLLIVATVPVGLAGLLLEKAVRNYLGTPVPTSIFLTLNGFVLLSAELMRKRAVPARVAMPTGHHADPRFDDTVVLPVVNPELHSDLRLSQLSAKDVLLIGSAQIAALFPGISRSGSTIVAGLFKGLHHEDAARFAFLLATPVILAAGVLKVPELFKPEHHDILGPALAGSIVAGVLSYISIKFLVAYFETKTLTPFAVYCLVAGIGSLTFFGLRG; encoded by the coding sequence ATGGCCATCTCTTATCCGGAATCGATAGTCGTCGGCGCATTGCAGGGAGTCAGTGAGCTCTTCCCGGTCTCCAGCCTCGGCCACAGCATTCTGCTGCCCGCATGGGTCGGTGGGCAGTGGGCGCGGGATCTGGATATGGCCGCGCCGAATTCGCCGTATCTGGCACTGCTGGTGGCGATGCATGTGGCAACCGCGCTGGCGCTGGTGATCTTCTTCCGGCGGGATTGGATTCGCATTGCCGGTGGGCTCTGGGAGGCGGTGCGGATACGCGAAATCCGCACGGCCGAAGCCAGATTGGGTGTGCTGTTGATTGTCGCGACCGTTCCGGTCGGGTTGGCCGGGTTGCTGTTGGAGAAAGCGGTGCGCAACTATCTCGGCACCCCTGTCCCGACATCGATCTTCTTGACGCTCAACGGATTCGTGCTGCTCTCCGCCGAGTTGATGCGCAAGCGCGCTGTGCCCGCGCGGGTTGCCATGCCGACCGGGCATCACGCCGATCCGCGCTTCGACGACACCGTCGTACTGCCGGTGGTGAACCCCGAACTCCACTCCGATTTGCGCCTGTCCCAGCTCAGCGCCAAAGATGTGCTGCTGATCGGATCAGCCCAGATCGCAGCGCTTTTCCCCGGTATCAGCCGCTCCGGCAGCACCATCGTGGCCGGACTGTTCAAGGGCCTGCACCATGAGGACGCGGCCCGCTTCGCTTTCCTGCTGGCCACGCCGGTCATTCTCGCGGCGGGCGTGCTCAAGGTGCCGGAGCTGTTCAAGCCCGAGCATCACGACATCCTCGGCCCGGCGCTGGCGGGTTCGATCGTCGCGGGCGTGCTGTCCTATATCTCGATCAAATTCCTGGTCGCCTATTTCGAGACCAAGACGCTGACGCCCTTCGCCGTCTACTGCCTGGTGGCGGGCATCGGAAGCCTGACATTCTTCGGCCTGCGCGGCTGA